The genomic DNA TCGACCGCCGCGGTCCGGAGGTCCCCATTCTCCCAAGGGGCGAGGACCGCTTCAAGCCCTTTTTCGGGGGGCGGAACCACTTCGCATCTTCCGTGCCCGGTCGGGATCGTGCGAAAATCTATCCGGCAGGATCCTTCGGGAAGATCGACCGCAGGATCATCATCGGGAGGGAACCCATGGCCATCGTCTTCGTCAGCGTCGCCCCCCTCGGGACGGCGACCACCAGCCTTTCCCGCTACGTGGCCGGCGTCGAGCGGATCCTCCGGGAGAGCGGCCTCACACACCAGCTCACGGCGATGGGGACGATCATCGAGGGGGACCTCGACGCGATCCTCCCGGTGCTGCGGCGGATGCACGAGTCCCCGTTCGGCGAGGGGGCGCAGCGGGTCTCCACGCTGATCAAGATCGACGACCGCCGCGACAGTCCCCACTCCATCGAGGGGAAGGTCCGGTCGGTGATGGAGAAGCTGGGGTGAGCCGTTTTGCCCGGCCCACCCCGTTTGCGGCCGGGCGAGCCGCCTACAACTCGAGGCAGAACATGGTGTGGCTGCTGCGGACCCCGGACAGCGGCCGGATCTGGTCGTACACGGTCTTGAGGATCTCCTCGGCGTTCGGCCCCCGGACCGTCGCGACCAGGTCGTAGAGGCCGCTCACGAGGGACACCCCGCCCACTCCCTTGACTTTCTTGAGCCCCTGGGCCACTTTCCGGTCCTTCCCCGGATCCGCGTTGATCAGAACGATCGCGCTGGCCATCCCTTCTCCCTCCCTTCCGGTGGTTGACGGCGGATGGGTCGAGCCGACGACGGTACCGCCTGTGCCGTCAGTCTACCGTTCCTGGTTCTTTCGTGTCGAGTTCCGGCTCTCCCGTCATCCGCTCCCTAATACGGGACCGGCTCGACCCGGTCCCCCTTCCGGATCCGGTCCGCCGCCGAGATCATGTTGGGAGGGGTCCCCCGGGCGATCGTCACCCGGACCTTCGATCCCTCCCGGAGGGCGGCCAGGTCGATCCCCGCGTCCTTGTCCACGAGAAAGTTCCAGCGCACCCCCATGCCGTCCTCCACGGTCAGGGAGCGCTCCTCCAGGTCCAGGCGGACCAGGGTGCCGGTGACGCTCCTTTCCTCCCCCATCGGACGGCAGGAGGAGAGCAGGAGAAGGGCCGTGAGAAAGGCGAGTGTCCGAATGGTCGCCGGGCGCATCGATGGACCCTTCTTCCGGGTTTCCCGCCGGTGGATCAGCACACCTTCCACCAGGGAACGGCGAGCACGCGCCGGGTCAGGGGGAAGGTGTCGGCCCCGTCATGGAGCAGCAGGGCGCCGTCGGCCAGATCGGGGTACTCGCCCAGGAATGCCTCCAGCCCCCTGGCGTCGGAGGGGGCAAGCCGGCCTGTCGCCTTGACCTCGACCGGAAGAAGCCGTCGCGGCGTCTCGATCACGAAGTCCACCTCGAGGCCGGTGGCGGTGCGCCAGTACAGCACCTCGGGACGACGCGGCTGCACGTCGCGCCAGGCCAGCAGATCCATGAGCACAAGATTCTCCAGGTGCGCCCCGCGCGGTTCCGCCTCCCCGGCAAGATGCTGTGCCAGAGCGGTATCGCTCCAGTACAGCTTCGGCGCCTTGATCAGCCGGCGCGTCCGGTTCACGGAGAAGGCCGGGAGGCGGATCGCCTGGTAACTCGCCTCCATCAGGTTCAGGAAGCGGTGCACCTGGGGCTGCGCGATGCCCACGTCCCGCCCCAGTTCGGTCTGGTTGAGAAGGGCGCCGACCCTGAGGCAGGCGGCCCGCATGAGGCGGCGAAAATCCGCGAGGTTCTCCACCGCGCGAAGCGCCTGCAGGTCGCGTTCCAGGTAGGTCTGCACATATCCGGAGAACCAGAGAGCGCGGGCCTCGTCGTCGGGCAGGTCGCGGGAAGGGACCGGAAGCCCGCCCGCCCTGGCGGCATCGCGCCAATCCTCCTTCGGGCCGGATTCCCTGTCCAGGAGGCCGTGCCAGCGTTCGAACGGGGCGGAAAGGAGCCCGCTCCATGCGCCCGTGCACCCATGTCCCAGCCGTTCCCGCCGGGTGAAGGGCCAGAGGGTGACGTACACCGCGCGCCCGGCAAGGGTCTCCGATACCCGCTCCAGCATGAGCAGGTTTGCGGAACCGGTGAGGACGAAACGCCCCGGAGTCCGGTCCGGATCATCGTCCACGGCGCGCTTGACGGCGATCAGCAGGTCCCGGGTGCGCTGGACCTCGTCCAGAACCAGGAAGGGCGCCCGCCGGACCACGCTCTCCGGATCCTCAGCGGCCTGGGTCCGCAGGTCGAAGTCGTCGAGCGTCAGGTAGGGCCGCCCGGAGAGTTGGGGCATCGATCGGACCAGGGTGGTCTTGCCTGTCTGCCGTGCGCCGAGCAGCACGACGACGGGCGCGGTGGACAACGCACGTTCGACCGCCGCCGCGGCGACGCGGGGAAGAATGGATG from Deltaproteobacteria bacterium GWC2_65_14 includes the following:
- a CDS encoding ATPase produces the protein MRRPVSPSILPRVAAAAVERALSTAPVVVLLGARQTGKTTLVRSMPQLSGRPYLTLDDFDLRTQAAEDPESVVRRAPFLVLDEVQRTRDLLIAVKRAVDDDPDRTPGRFVLTGSANLLMLERVSETLAGRAVYVTLWPFTRRERLGHGCTGAWSGLLSAPFERWHGLLDRESGPKEDWRDAARAGGLPVPSRDLPDDEARALWFSGYVQTYLERDLQALRAVENLADFRRLMRAACLRVGALLNQTELGRDVGIAQPQVHRFLNLMEASYQAIRLPAFSVNRTRRLIKAPKLYWSDTALAQHLAGEAEPRGAHLENLVLMDLLAWRDVQPRRPEVLYWRTATGLEVDFVIETPRRLLPVEVKATGRLAPSDARGLEAFLGEYPDLADGALLLHDGADTFPLTRRVLAVPWWKVC